A window from Rhipicephalus sanguineus isolate Rsan-2018 unplaced genomic scaffold, BIME_Rsan_1.4 Seq895, whole genome shotgun sequence encodes these proteins:
- the LOC119378608 gene encoding uncharacterized protein LOC119378608, which yields MQQLQLCKVQTPRILLRVQAALYQALVQPKKILKLKYKMALKQMKFSPTLKMMILGFTLKVLRLLLQNVKVLSLKNTLQGALQLVPAPERLFSSYHSIIASPDSLRSLCGVDGNVLALLLDLLPRVRDRSSDVTVENKLLIFVMKMKLGTSFSAVATLFGVHEKTASRAFYTVLHTLVEITRDWIYKPPVTDIMLSQPSF from the exons ATGCAGCAGCTACAACTGTGCAAAGTACAGACCCCTCGAATTCTGCTGAGAGTGCAAGCAGCGCTGTACCAAGCTCTTGTGCAGCCCAAGAAAATCTTGAAGCTGAAATACAAAAT GGCATTGAAACAGATGAAGTTCTCCCCAACATTGAAGATGATGATCCTGGGCTTTACCCTGAAAGTGTTGAGGCTGCTCCTACAGAATGTGAAAGTGTTGTCACTCAAGAACAcattgcaaggagcgttgcagtTGGTCCCAGCACCAGAACGTCTTTTTTCCAGCTATCACAGTATTATTGCAAGCCCAGATTCTCTCAGAAGTCTCTGTGGTGTCGACGGCAACGTGCTTGCATTACTGCTCGACTTGTTGCCAAGAGTGAGGGACAGGAGCAGCGACGTTACAGTTGAAAATAAGCTGCTCATATTTGTAATGAAAATGAAGCTGGGCACATCATTCTCTGCAGTTGCTACTCTTTTTGGAGTACATGAGAAAACTGCGTCCCGTGCGTTCTACACTGTGCTTCACACACTCGTTGAAATCACGAGGGACTGGATCTACAAGCCCCCAGTAACTGACATAATGTTGTCGCAGCCCTCTTTTTAA